The Pseudomonas sp. G2-4 genome window below encodes:
- a CDS encoding polynucleotide adenylyltransferase PcnB has protein sequence MLKKLFQSFRSPLRRTQHIRSTPEVLNSGQHSLQKAQFSRYAVNIVERLQNAGYQAYLVGGCVRDMLLNITPKDFDVATSATPEQIRAEFRNARIIGRRFKLVHIHFGREIIEVATFRANHPQNDEEEDSNQSSRNESGRILRDNVYGSLEEDAQRRDFTINALYYDPVSERILDYANGVHDIRNRLIRLIGDPKQRYQEDPVRMLRAVRFAAKLDFGIEKHSAAPIRELAPMLREIPSARLFEEVLKLFLSGHAADTFEMLVDLQLFDPLFPASAEALEHNPTYTHTLISDALINTDLRIKQNKPVTPAFLFAALLWPALPARVLRLQERGMPPIPAMQEAAHELISEQCQRIAIPKRFTMPIREIWDMQERLPRRSGKRADLLLDNPRFRAGYDFLLLRESAGEETDGLGEWWTDYQDANESERRDMIRELSGKDDGASGPRKRRRSSGAKRKRAGAPSASGE, from the coding sequence ATGCTGAAGAAGCTGTTCCAGTCATTCCGTTCTCCCTTGCGTCGTACGCAACACATTCGCAGCACGCCTGAAGTGCTCAACAGCGGCCAGCATTCCCTGCAAAAGGCCCAGTTCAGCCGTTATGCAGTGAACATTGTCGAACGCCTGCAGAATGCCGGTTACCAGGCTTACCTGGTCGGCGGTTGCGTGCGCGACATGCTGCTCAACATCACACCCAAGGATTTCGACGTCGCCACCAGCGCCACGCCGGAACAGATACGGGCCGAATTTCGCAATGCGCGGATCATTGGCCGGCGCTTCAAGCTGGTCCATATCCACTTCGGTCGCGAAATCATCGAAGTGGCGACATTCCGCGCCAATCACCCGCAAAACGATGAAGAAGAAGACAGCAACCAGTCTTCTCGCAACGAGAGCGGGCGCATCCTGCGCGATAACGTCTATGGCTCGCTGGAAGAAGACGCGCAACGCCGCGACTTCACCATCAACGCCCTGTATTACGATCCAGTCAGCGAGCGCATCCTCGATTACGCCAACGGCGTACATGACATCCGCAATCGCCTGATCCGCCTGATTGGCGATCCGAAGCAACGTTACCAGGAAGACCCGGTACGGATGCTGCGGGCCGTACGTTTCGCCGCCAAGCTGGATTTCGGTATCGAAAAACACAGCGCTGCGCCGATTCGTGAATTGGCGCCAATGCTGCGGGAGATCCCTTCGGCTCGCCTGTTCGAAGAAGTGCTCAAGCTGTTCCTGTCGGGCCACGCGGCGGACACCTTCGAGATGCTGGTGGACCTGCAGCTGTTCGACCCGCTGTTCCCAGCCAGCGCCGAGGCGCTGGAGCACAACCCGACCTACACCCACACGCTGATCAGCGACGCGTTGATCAACACCGATCTGCGCATCAAGCAGAACAAACCGGTGACCCCGGCCTTCCTGTTCGCCGCCCTGCTCTGGCCTGCCCTGCCGGCCCGGGTCCTGCGTCTGCAGGAACGTGGCATGCCACCGATTCCAGCGATGCAGGAAGCGGCCCACGAGTTGATCAGCGAACAGTGCCAGCGCATCGCGATTCCAAAACGCTTTACCATGCCGATCCGCGAGATCTGGGACATGCAGGAACGCCTGCCACGGCGCAGCGGCAAACGTGCCGACCTGTTGCTGGACAACCCGCGCTTCCGTGCCGGCTACGACTTCCTGCTGTTGCGCGAAAGCGCTGGCGAGGAGACCGATGGCCTGGGTGAATGGTGGACCGATTATCAGGACGCCAACGAAAGCGAGCGCCGCGACATGATTCGTGAGCTCAGCGGCAAGGACGACGGCGCCAGCGGCCCGCGCAAGCGTCGCCGCAGCAGCGGCGCCAAGCGTAAACGCGCCGGCGCGCCGAGCGCTTCGGGCGAGTAA
- a CDS encoding sigma-54 dependent transcriptional regulator, which produces MPHILIVEDETIIRSALRRLLERNQYQVSEAGSVQEAQERFSIPTFDLIVSDLRLPGAPGTELIKLGQGTPVLIMTSYASLRSAVDSMKMGAVDYIAKPFDHDEMLQAVARILRDRQTATGNTAEPAGKTAAAAKAGASNHNGEIGIIGSCPPMQDLYSKIRKVAPTDSNVLVQGESGTGKELVARALHNLSRRAKAPMISVNCAAIPESLIESELFGHEKGAFTGASAGRAGLVEAADGGTLFLDEIGELPLEAQARLLRVLQEGEIRRVGSVQSQKVDVRLIAATHRDLKSLAKIGQFREDLYYRLHVIALKLPALRERGADVNEIANAFLARQSARVNRTDLTFAPDAEQAIRHYAWPGNVRELENAVERAVILCESPEISADLLGIDIELSDLDDEEFIGLAPQQGAANNTSHEPTEDLSLEDYFQHFVLEHQDHMTETELARKLGVSRKCLWERRQRLGIPRRKTGVASES; this is translated from the coding sequence GCCTGCTGGAACGCAACCAGTACCAGGTCAGCGAAGCCGGTTCAGTGCAGGAAGCACAAGAGCGTTTCAGCATCCCAACGTTTGACCTCATCGTCAGCGACCTGCGTCTGCCCGGCGCCCCCGGCACCGAGTTGATCAAGCTTGGCCAAGGCACGCCGGTGCTGATCATGACCAGTTACGCCAGCCTGCGCTCGGCCGTCGACTCCATGAAAATGGGCGCCGTGGACTACATCGCCAAGCCCTTCGATCACGACGAGATGCTCCAGGCCGTGGCCCGCATCCTGCGCGACCGACAGACGGCAACCGGCAACACGGCGGAACCCGCGGGCAAGACTGCGGCTGCGGCGAAAGCCGGCGCCAGCAACCATAATGGCGAAATCGGCATCATCGGTTCCTGCCCGCCCATGCAGGACCTGTACAGCAAGATCCGCAAAGTGGCGCCGACTGATTCCAATGTCCTGGTTCAGGGCGAGTCCGGTACCGGTAAGGAACTGGTGGCCCGGGCACTGCATAACCTCTCTCGCCGGGCCAAGGCGCCGATGATCTCGGTGAACTGCGCGGCGATCCCGGAAAGCCTGATCGAGTCCGAACTGTTCGGTCACGAGAAAGGAGCGTTTACCGGCGCCAGTGCCGGGCGTGCCGGGCTGGTGGAAGCGGCGGACGGTGGCACGCTGTTCCTTGATGAAATCGGCGAACTGCCGCTGGAAGCCCAGGCACGCTTGCTGCGTGTACTTCAGGAAGGCGAAATCCGCCGGGTCGGCTCGGTGCAGTCGCAGAAGGTCGACGTACGCCTGATCGCGGCCACCCACCGTGACCTCAAGAGCCTGGCGAAGATCGGCCAGTTCCGTGAAGACCTTTACTACCGTCTACACGTCATCGCCTTGAAGCTGCCAGCCCTGCGCGAGCGCGGCGCGGACGTCAACGAAATCGCCAATGCCTTCCTCGCTCGCCAGAGCGCCCGGGTCAACCGCACCGACCTGACGTTTGCCCCGGACGCCGAGCAGGCGATTCGTCATTACGCTTGGCCGGGTAACGTCCGAGAGTTGGAGAATGCGGTGGAGCGAGCGGTGATCCTGTGCGAGAGCCCGGAGATCTCCGCCGATCTGCTGGGCATCGACATCGAGCTCAGCGATCTGGACGATGAGGAATTCATCGGTCTGGCCCCGCAACAGGGCGCGGCCAACAACACCAGCCATGAGCCCACCGAAGATCTGTCACTGGAAGACTACTTCCAGCATTTCGTCCTGGAACACCAGGACCACATGACCGAGACCGAACTGGCACGCAAGCTGGGCGTGAGCCGCAAATGCCTGTGGGAACGCCGCCAGCGCCTGGGCATTCCACGACGCAAGACAGGGGTGGCCAGCGAAAGCTGA
- the panB gene encoding 3-methyl-2-oxobutanoate hydroxymethyltransferase: MPAITLTTLQGLKQKGEKIAMLTCYDATFAHACNEAGVEVLLVGDSLGMVLQGHDSTLPVTTAEMAYHVAAVKRGNTDALILADLPFMAYATLEQTMTNSAMLMQAGAHMVKVEGALWLADSIRLLAERGIPVCAHLGLTPQAVNILGGYKVQGRNENQARQMRADAIALEQAGAAMLLLECVPSELAEEITQAVKIPVIGIGAGSATDGQVLVLHDMLGLSITGRVPKFVKNFMIGQPSIQAALSAYVTEVKATTFPGVEHGFSA, from the coding sequence ATGCCAGCTATTACCCTGACCACGCTGCAAGGTCTCAAGCAAAAAGGTGAGAAAATCGCCATGCTGACCTGCTATGACGCAACCTTCGCCCATGCCTGCAACGAGGCGGGTGTCGAAGTGCTGCTGGTGGGCGATTCCCTCGGCATGGTGCTGCAAGGTCACGACAGCACGCTGCCAGTGACCACCGCCGAGATGGCCTACCACGTGGCTGCCGTCAAACGCGGTAACACCGATGCGCTGATCCTCGCCGACCTGCCTTTCATGGCCTACGCCACCCTCGAACAAACCATGACCAACAGTGCCATGCTGATGCAGGCCGGCGCCCACATGGTCAAGGTCGAAGGTGCGTTGTGGCTGGCCGATTCGATTCGGCTGCTGGCCGAGCGCGGTATCCCGGTGTGCGCGCACCTGGGCCTGACCCCCCAGGCGGTGAACATTCTCGGGGGCTACAAAGTCCAGGGCCGCAATGAGAACCAGGCCCGGCAGATGCGCGCCGATGCGATTGCCCTGGAACAGGCTGGCGCCGCGATGTTGCTGCTCGAATGTGTGCCCAGCGAGCTGGCGGAAGAAATCACCCAGGCGGTAAAGATCCCGGTGATCGGGATCGGCGCCGGCAGCGCCACCGATGGCCAGGTACTGGTCCTGCACGACATGCTCGGGCTGTCGATCACCGGTCGCGTGCCCAAGTTCGTGAAGAACTTCATGATCGGACAACCCTCCATCCAGGCGGCCCTGAGCGCCTATGTCACTGAAGTCAAAGCGACGACCTTCCCAGGCGTCGAACACGGATTCTCTGCATGA
- the folK gene encoding 2-amino-4-hydroxy-6-hydroxymethyldihydropteridine diphosphokinase: MERIYIGLGSNLAEPSEQLRSAIQALAQLPDTQLAGVSAFYQSDSLLPGQPRYTNAVAALDSQLAPLDLLDALQAIETGQGRERLERWGPRTLDLDILLFGDRLIDEPRLKVPHYHMQARAFVLYPLAELAPTDLRLADGRRLKDLLAACPFAGLERLPSH; encoded by the coding sequence ATGGAACGCATCTACATCGGCCTGGGCAGCAACCTGGCCGAACCCAGCGAACAGTTGCGCAGTGCCATCCAGGCACTGGCGCAACTGCCCGACACCCAGCTGGCCGGCGTTTCAGCGTTCTATCAAAGCGATTCCCTGCTGCCCGGCCAGCCGCGCTACACCAACGCGGTGGCAGCGCTGGACAGCCAACTGGCGCCGCTGGACCTGCTCGATGCGCTGCAAGCCATCGAAACCGGACAAGGCCGTGAACGCCTGGAGCGTTGGGGCCCGCGCACGCTGGACCTGGATATTCTGCTGTTTGGCGATCGCCTGATCGACGAGCCCCGCCTCAAAGTCCCCCACTACCATATGCAGGCCCGGGCCTTCGTGTTGTATCCCCTGGCGGAACTGGCGCCCACCGACCTGCGCCTGGCCGATGGGCGCCGGCTCAAGGATCTGCTTGCCGCGTGCCCGTTTGCCGGCCTGGAACGCCTGCCCTCCCACTGA
- the panC gene encoding pantoate--beta-alanine ligase, translated as MNTVKTVRELRAAVAHARGEGKRIAFVPTMGNLHSGHVALVTKAAQRADFVVASIFVNPLQFGAGEDLDKYPRTLAADQEKLLQAGCQLLFAPSVEEMYPDGMAGQTRVSVPQLSEGLCGASRPGHFEGVATVVSKLFNMVQPDLAVFGQKDFQQLAVIRALVHDLNMPIQIIGEPTVRAEDGLALSSRNGFLSPEQRAVAPLVYRSLSQIAETIRQGQRDFPALVAEQIRHLEAAGLRPDYLEVRHAKTLRPATSEDRDLVILIAAFLGTTRLIDNLHLDLDASV; from the coding sequence ATGAACACCGTCAAAACCGTACGTGAACTGCGGGCCGCCGTGGCCCACGCCCGCGGCGAAGGCAAACGCATCGCTTTCGTACCGACCATGGGCAACCTGCACAGCGGCCATGTCGCGCTGGTCACCAAGGCAGCGCAACGGGCCGACTTCGTGGTCGCAAGCATTTTCGTCAATCCGCTGCAATTCGGCGCCGGCGAAGACCTGGACAAATACCCCCGCACCCTCGCGGCCGACCAGGAGAAACTGCTCCAGGCCGGCTGCCAGCTGCTGTTCGCCCCCAGCGTCGAGGAGATGTACCCCGACGGCATGGCCGGACAGACACGGGTCAGCGTCCCGCAGTTGTCCGAAGGCCTGTGCGGCGCCAGTCGCCCCGGGCATTTCGAGGGCGTGGCGACGGTGGTCAGCAAATTGTTCAACATGGTCCAGCCCGACCTGGCGGTGTTTGGCCAGAAAGACTTCCAGCAACTGGCGGTGATTCGGGCGCTGGTCCATGACCTGAACATGCCGATCCAGATCATCGGCGAACCCACCGTGCGCGCCGAGGATGGCCTGGCGCTGTCGTCGCGCAACGGCTTCCTCAGCCCTGAGCAGCGCGCCGTTGCGCCCTTGGTCTACCGCAGCCTGAGCCAGATTGCCGAGACGATCCGCCAGGGACAGCGGGATTTCCCGGCGTTGGTTGCCGAGCAGATCAGGCACCTCGAAGCTGCCGGCCTGCGTCCCGATTATCTGGAAGTCCGTCACGCCAAGACCTTGCGTCCGGCCACGAGCGAAGACCGCGATCTGGTGATTCTGATAGCGGCATTCCTGGGCACCACGCGGTTGATCGACAACCTGCACCTGGACCTTGACGCATCCGTCTGA